The DNA segment CGGTGTAGAGGTACTTCAGCTTCGTGTGCTCGCGGAGGGGCGAGACGTCGGTGACCAGCGTGCGGCGCAGGCTGAGCCGTTCGAGCTTCTTCAGGGCGGCGAGCGGCTTGATGTCGCTCACCTCGGTGTCGTCGATCTCGAGCTCCGTGAGGTTCACGAGCTTCTCGAGCGGCGCGAGATCGCGCACACGTGTGCGCCCGAGGTCGAGTCGATCGAGGAGCACCATCTTCTCGAGCGGGCGAAGATCGCTCACGTGGTTGATGGACACGCGCAGGGTCTCCATCTTCGTGAGGTGCGCGATGGGCGAGAGGTCCTCGAGCTCGCTCGGCCCGAGGAACAGGTCCTTCAGCGCGGTGGTCTTCTGAAAGACGCACGAGTCGAGGGTGTTGGTCGGGGCCTTGATGAGGTTCAGCGACCGAATCGTCGCGAGCTCCGAGGTCTTCACCGGCTCGCCAGGCTTCTTGCCGAGCTTCCGGCGGATCTCGTCGGCGAGGCCCTGGTCCTTCGTGTCGAGCTCCGGCCCGTTCGTGCAAATCACCGGCGCCTTCGGCTTGAGCGGCGTGGGTGCGCTTGGGGCCGCGCTCGGGGCCGCGCTCGGAGCGGCGCTGGCGGGCTCGGCCGAGGGCTTCGCGCTCGCCCCCTTCTTGGGGGGATCGTCGCAAGCGGCGACGGCGACGGCGGCGAACGCGGCGAGCGCGACGGGCGCGACGGGCACAGGGAAGACGAAGGGCCACGTGGCGAGACGCATGCGCATGCGGGCACTCTATCGGGCGCGCGGCGTTCCTTCAACGGGGCCAGCGACGCCCGGAAGGACGAGACTTTCGTCGGCCTCGAGGGTAGCTTGGCGGGCAATGAGCTTCGACGTCGAGAGAGTCCTCGGAACCGAAACCTTCACCCCCGCCGAGGCGGAGGCGATGCTGGAGATCGCCTACCTGACCGGCGCCGCGAACGGCAGCCTCTCGCGCGACGAGCTGCGCTCGTTCCGCCGGCTCGCGCACACCCTCGCCGACCGCACGGAACACGACACCCCGGCGCCCGGCAAGCTCAACGTCGAGCACGCCGTGCCGCCGCTCGAGGAGCTCCTCGAGAAGTACGAGGCCGCGAGCGAGGGCGTCGAGCTCTCGGTGCGACTCGCCCAGCTCGCGAAGGTGCTCGATCGCGACGAGGCGCGCCGCGCGGCGTACCGCGCCGCGTATGCGCTCGCCATCTCCGACCTGGAGTCCAATGAGCACGAGGAGGAGCTCGAGGCCGACCTCGCGACGGCGCTCGGCCTCCTCGACGAGGTGCAGGAGCTCCGCAACAGCGTGCTGGGCGCGGTCGACGGCGAGCCGATCGAGTAGTCCCTCCCGCGAGGGGCCACAAACGCAGAAGACGGGCTCGGGGATCCCCCCTGCCCGTCTCACGTGCGGCGCGTACGACGCTTACTTGGCGGCGGCGGCGGTCTCGGCCTGCTTTGCGCGCCACGCGGCCAGCTTCTTCGTGCGGCGCTTCTTCTGCTTGTTGCGAACGGGGGGGTCTTGCGGGGTCGACATGCGCCGGGACCCTACACAAGGTCGTGCCCGCGAGCAAGCGGGACGCCGCGCGGGCGCTCGGACGCGCCCACGCGAGGTCAGCGCGGGAACGTCGGCATGTGCGCCGAGCCGTCGTCGGGGTTGGCGGCCTCGATGAGCCTCAGCCAGGCCGCGATTTTCTCGTCGGCCGCGCTGTCCCAGGACATGCGGGCGAAGCGCTGGAGGAGCTGTGGTGTGTGATCCCCGCACCGGGTCTTGTCGCCGAACGCCGCGCGCGCGCGGTCGAGCTCGAGGGCGGCGTCCGCCATGCGGTCTTGGGTGTGCGCGAGCCACGCGAGCGTGAGGTGCCGATGCTGGCGCGGCTCGGCCTCGTCGAGCACGATCTTCTCGCAGTCGCGGATCGACCGCTCCGCGTCGGGAGAGGCCTCGGCGAGCGCCACCTGCGCGAGCAAGAGCCTCGCCTCCAGGTCGCCCCACGGATCCTGGAGGCGCTCGAAGATCTTGGCGGCCACCTCCGCGTGCGCTCGGGCGGCGCGAAAGTCGTCCACGTCGAGGGCGATCATCGCGAGGAGGCGCTCGCAGGCCGCCTCGCCGCGGGGGTTCTGGAGCTCGCGGAACGCCGCGCGCGCCGCGAGCGTGCGCGTGCGCGAGGCGTCGAGCTCACCCGCGCGGTGATCCGCGTGGCCGAGCACGACGTCGCACTGCGCGAGCCCGAGCCGATAGCCCATCGAGTCGAAGGCGTGCCGCGCCTCGACGAGCAGCGCTCCGGCCCGGCGGAAGCCTCCCACGGCGGTCTCGATCATGGCGAGCAGGATGAGGCACTGCGCGAAACCGAGCGAGTCGCCGACCGCCTCCGACCGCTCGCTCGCCTCCCCCAACACCGCACGTGCCCGCGCGTGTTCCCCGAGCAAGTAGTCGATTTCACCAAGAACGACGAGGGCTTGCGCGTGTCCGCGTGCATCGCTGAGCTCCTCGAACCGCGAGAGCGCGAGCGCGACCTGCGTGCGGCCCTGGGCGGGCGCACCTTGGTCGGACGCGAGGTGCCCGAGGAGCCGCAGCGCGTGCGCCTCGCGCGCCTTGTCGCCGGCCTGCTCGAACGCGCGGCGCGCGGTCTCGGCCTGCTCGCGGGCCTCTTCGAGGCGACCGATGTGGCGGAGGGCCTCCGCGCGCCAGTAGGCGTACTCAGCCGCCGCGCCGCCCGTGACGCGCCCGTCGAGGAGCTGAAGATCCCTCAGTGTCGCCGTGGTGTCTCGACCGCGCGCCCACGCGCCTTCGATGAACCGGAACATCAGGCGGGACGCCACGTCGTCGTCGCCGGCGCGCAGCAGGTTCCGCACGCGGTGCTTCATGATGCGCCGCGAGCCGACCTCGGGGTGCTTCGCCAGGGCGTTCGCGGCGAGGCGGAAGATGGCCGGCGAGTCGTTGCGCTCCACCAAGCGTCCGAGGAGGTGCTCCTGCAGCAGCGCGTGCGCCCAGCGGAACTGATCGTTGCCGCTCGCGAGGAGGATCTGCGCCCGAGTGAGAGCGACCAGCGCGTCGCGCGCGTCCATCCCGAGCGCGCCGACGAGCGCGCGCAGCACGATGCCACGAATGTCGTCGCCGAGGGCCGCCGCCGCATAGGCCGCGAGGCGGAGGTCCGTGGGCACACCGCGGAGCCGCTCGTCCCACAGCTCGGCGGTCGTGATCGCGCGCCCTCGAAGCGCGGCGTCCGGCACCCGGTAACGGCCGCTCTCGAGCTTCAGGTAGCCACCTCCAGCCCAGGCGTGCACGAGCTGGAGCGCGAAGAGCGGATTGCCGCGGCTCTGCATGGTCGCCGTGACGATCGCCTCGTCGGCGAGCGGGAGCGTCGCCTTCAGCAGGTAGCGCGTCTCGTCGGCCCCGAGCGGGCGGAGATCGAACACCTTGCCGCGCCACTCGACGCGCATCGCCTCCATGCGCAGCGCGGTGTCGAGGTCGGTCTCCAGCGCCTCGCTGCGCGCCGTGGCCAGCATGACGAGACGGAGCTTCGGCGCCTCGCGGCGCAGGCGCGAGAGCATGTCGAACGTGTTGTTGGAGGTGAGGTGGAGGTCGTCGAACCAGATGAGGATCGGCCGCTCCTGGCCGATGCGCTCGAGGACGCGACGCACGACGACCCAGCGCAGCTCCGGTGTATCCAGAACGAAGCGCTTGCCGGATGGGCCCACCGGGGGCATCTGCCCCGGCGCCGTCGGGCGGAGCCACTCGGCCGTCGCGGCTACCCACGAGAGCTCGTCGTCGTCGTCCTTGTCGACCTCCCACCGGTCGATGAGGGTCTGCTCGACGGTGTCGCGATCGACCCCTTGGAGCGCGAAATAGTTGTTGATGGCGCCCGTCAGGCCGTCGAGCGGAGAGGGCGTGCGGCCGTAGCGCGCGCGGAGAGGCCACATGAACCCGCGCTCATGCACCTGCTCGCACACCCACTCTGCGAGGCGGCTCTTGCCGACCCCTGCCTCGCCGATGAGCACCACGAGGCGCTGCGGCGGTCCGCTGCCCGAGCACACGCTCCCCACGATGTCGAGCAGCTCCCGGCGCTCCTCTTCGCGGGCGACCATCGGTGACGGGCGCAGCGAGAGGAGGCCCGGGGCGAGCGAGCGCGCGGCGGTGATCGCGCGCCCCACCTCCTGCGACTGCGATGCCGACGAGGGCGCCGCCGGCGGCGTGCTGGCCGCCGTCGCGACGAGGGTCTCCTCCATGGAAAAGGCGTGGCGCGGCCGGAACTGCGCCCACACCCGGCGGGCGTCGGCCGCGAGCTCGAACCTGTGCCATGGCCGCTTCGCGAGGAGTCGCTGCACGTAAGCGGCGACCCCCGCGGGCACGCCCTCGGGCAACATCGGCGGCGGTACCGCCGTGCGCTTGTGGGCGCGGAGCACCTCCTGCGCCGTGCCCTCGAACACCTCTTTGCCCGACAGCACGCGGTAAAGGATGCACCCCAGCGCGTAGAGGTCGGTCGCCGGCCCGACCTGCGACGCGGACTTTCGGATCTGCTCTGGCGCCACCCAGCCCACCGTGCCCGCGCCGGAGTGCGTGGCCAGCTCGGGCTCCGGACCGCCATCGAGGCGCGGATCGTGCAGAGACTGGCGGAGCCACGCGAGGCCGAGATCGAGCACGTACGCGCGAGGCCCCTTCCCCGTCGTGGCGAGGTCCAGCATGACGTTCGACGGCTTCATGTCGCCGTGGATCACGCCGCGGGCGTGCGCG comes from the Myxococcales bacterium genome and includes:
- a CDS encoding leucine-rich repeat domain-containing protein — encoded protein: MRMRLATWPFVFPVPVAPVALAAFAAVAVAACDDPPKKGASAKPSAEPASAAPSAAPSAAPSAPTPLKPKAPVICTNGPELDTKDQGLADEIRRKLGKKPGEPVKTSELATIRSLNLIKAPTNTLDSCVFQKTTALKDLFLGPSELEDLSPIAHLTKMETLRVSINHVSDLRPLEKMVLLDRLDLGRTRVRDLAPLEKLVNLTELEIDDTEVSDIKPLAALKKLERLSLRRTLVTDVSPLREHTKLKYLYTEGAAIADITPLQPLIARGLKIVNK
- a CDS encoding AAA family ATPase, translated to MSDDKAKAAATEDKKSEIGTVLVSRYEVIRELGRGGMGVVYLCKDLVTLERVALKRLRSPDESKSTRAEESWWFQQEARAVASLDHPAIVRARDFGTLADGSPYLVMDALPGRSVHEWMHTTTMPWSVIWSLVDQTLAGLAHAHARGVIHGDMKPSNVMLDLATTGKGPRAYVLDLGLAWLRQSLHDPRLDGGPEPELATHSGAGTVGWVAPEQIRKSASQVGPATDLYALGCILYRVLSGKEVFEGTAQEVLRAHKRTAVPPPMLPEGVPAGVAAYVQRLLAKRPWHRFELAADARRVWAQFRPRHAFSMEETLVATAASTPPAAPSSASQSQEVGRAITAARSLAPGLLSLRPSPMVAREEERRELLDIVGSVCSGSGPPQRLVVLIGEAGVGKSRLAEWVCEQVHERGFMWPLRARYGRTPSPLDGLTGAINNYFALQGVDRDTVEQTLIDRWEVDKDDDDELSWVAATAEWLRPTAPGQMPPVGPSGKRFVLDTPELRWVVVRRVLERIGQERPILIWFDDLHLTSNNTFDMLSRLRREAPKLRLVMLATARSEALETDLDTALRMEAMRVEWRGKVFDLRPLGADETRYLLKATLPLADEAIVTATMQSRGNPLFALQLVHAWAGGGYLKLESGRYRVPDAALRGRAITTAELWDERLRGVPTDLRLAAYAAAALGDDIRGIVLRALVGALGMDARDALVALTRAQILLASGNDQFRWAHALLQEHLLGRLVERNDSPAIFRLAANALAKHPEVGSRRIMKHRVRNLLRAGDDDVASRLMFRFIEGAWARGRDTTATLRDLQLLDGRVTGGAAAEYAYWRAEALRHIGRLEEAREQAETARRAFEQAGDKAREAHALRLLGHLASDQGAPAQGRTQVALALSRFEELSDARGHAQALVVLGEIDYLLGEHARARAVLGEASERSEAVGDSLGFAQCLILLAMIETAVGGFRRAGALLVEARHAFDSMGYRLGLAQCDVVLGHADHRAGELDASRTRTLAARAAFRELQNPRGEAACERLLAMIALDVDDFRAARAHAEVAAKIFERLQDPWGDLEARLLLAQVALAEASPDAERSIRDCEKIVLDEAEPRQHRHLTLAWLAHTQDRMADAALELDRARAAFGDKTRCGDHTPQLLQRFARMSWDSAADEKIAAWLRLIEAANPDDGSAHMPTFPR